The nucleotide sequence gctaattttttatattttaagtagagatggggtttcaccatgttggccaggctggtctcgagcttctgaacttcaggtgatccacccacctaggcctcccaaagtgctgggattccaggcatgagccaccacgcccagcctattttatttttatttttttgttgttgttgttgttttttttttttgagactgagtctcgctctgtcgcccaggctgcagtgcagtgaccggatcgcagctcactgcaagctccgcctcccgggtttacgccattctcctgcctcagcctcccgagtagctgggactacaggcgcccgccacctcgcccgactagtttttcgtattttcagtagagacggggtttcaccgtgttagccaggatggtctcgatctcctgacctcgtgatccgcccgtctcggcctcccaaagtgctgggattacaggcttgagccaccgcgcccggccagcctattttatttttttgagacagggtgtggttctgtcactcaggctggagtacagtggcacaatcatagctcactgcagctttgaactgctgggcttaagggatgctcccacctcagccttctgagtagctgggactgcaggtgcacgccaccacacttggctactttttgtattttttgtagagaccaggtttttccatcttgcccaagctggtctcgaactcctgagctcaagagatccacctgcctcagccttccaaagtgctgagattacaagtgtgagccactgcacccagcccatagtctgtcattttatttatttatttatttattgagacaaagtctcgctctgtcaccagactggaatgcagtgactcaatctcggctcactgcaacctccgcctcctggattcaagtgattctcctgtctcagcctcccgagtagctgggactacaggtgcccgccaccgtgtctggctaatttttgtatttttagtggagatggggtttcaccatgttggccaggatggtctcaatctcttgacctcgtgatccacccgcctcggcctccgaaactgctaggattacaggcgtgagccaccgtgcctggcctattttttatttatttttatttttattttttgagacagagtctcactctgtcacccaggctggatcaaTCTCCATCCAgagctatctcggctcactgcagcctctacttcctgggttcaagcgattctcctgcctcagcctcccaagtatctgggattacaggcacccaccaccatgcctggctaattttttttttttttatttttagtagagatggggtttctccacattggccaggctggtctggaactcctgacctcagatgatccaccgacctcggcctcccaaagtattgggattacaggtgtgagccacagtgtctggccttAAGGAGGGAtagtggccgggtgtggtggctcatgcccataatcccaacactttgggaggcctaggcgagcgggtcacaagatcaggagatcgagattaccctggctaacagggtgaaaccccatctctactaaaaatacaaaaaattagccaggtgtggcggtgggtgcctgtaatcccagctactcaggaggctgaggctggagaatcacttgaacccgggaggcagagtttgcagtgagctgagattgcgttactgcattccagcctaggtacagagcaagattccatctcaaaataaataaataaatacaaatttaaaaagcgGGAAAGCTAACTGCTACCTTTCAGGGTAGTAATAAGGAACAAATGAGGACTTGGGGTCCCAGTGGGCCAGTGGTTATCATGGAAGTGAGTAGCAGGCCTGAGCACCAGCCCACGAATGCAGTGAGGCCCCTTCCTCAGGATGCCTGACCTATCTGAAATTCACCAATTGACAGGGTAACACTTGACCTAGAACCTGATCGGTCCCTGGCAGACAGGGTTGTTAAAACTTTGGAATATCATCACTGTTTACCATCTTCCTTCTTCCCATCCAGGAAAGGTGTCaggaaaatattttggggaaTGCGAAATGGGGTATATGTGGGGAAAAGGCCTTTGAGTCCAGATAGTATGAGTGATAAATGGgaaagaattatttttcaggGGATGGGAATTGTATGAGGAACTCCTGATTCCGAACGCCTCTGAAGACACATGTGGCCCATGGGATATGGAAGGACACCCTCAAAGATGGGTGACGGCTCCCAGGCTTTGtggagggcagaggagagggTCCGGAGAGCTCTGCTCTCAATTCTGCAGGCCTGGATCTCTAAATAGGTGCCACCTGTCATTATCAACGCTGTGTGACTCCGGATAAGTCTGGCTTTCAAACTCAAACCTTCAACTGAAAAGAGTCCTCGAGGCCCTGATGGTGCCTGCAGGAGAAAGTGGCCGTGCGGTACTTTCTGTGCTGCTGACTGCCTGAGCTTGCCTTTGAGTTGCCTGCTCTTCcctttgttttttgggttttgtttgtttgtttgtttgtttttgagatggagtttcgctctgtggcccatgctggagtgcagtggcgtgacctcgtctcactgcaacctccactttccgggttcaagcgattctcctgcctcagcctcccaagcagctgggattacaggcgtgcgccaccacgcctggctaattttttgtatttttagtggagatggggtttcaccatgttagccaggggtttcatcgtgttagccaggatgttctcgatctcctgaactcgtgatctgcccacctctacctcccaaagtgctgggattacaggcatgagccaccgtacccggccttgATTATGCTGCTTTTTCAGCCCAAATCCCTAGGGCATCAGGTCTCTGAGGGAGGTGTGGGACCAGGCCTCCTGGTCTTGTGGCCTTTCCAGTGCCCTCCAGAGACTGGAGCAAGCTGGCAGTTGTGTAGGGGTCAGTGGGCTTCAATGTTGCCTGGCAGCTGGGCCAGAAACCCCCTCTAAGATTTATGGGGCTGGGAGGATATGAGGAGGTCCTCTCCTCATTTGAATATCTGCCAGTTTAggtcccatttttaaaaacaaattattttgatATGTAAATGAGACCATTGTGATGAATGACAACATGCAAATCTTTGACTTTCTCTGAGCCCTGGAGATTGGGCCAAAGGGACTTGAGAGTGCTGTGACAGGCTTCCCTGAACCTATGGGCTGGACCTGTGCTACTATATTGTTTGGAGGTGAATTGAGAATATGCAAATTATCTTGTCACTGTACTTCTCTGGGCCTGCAGAACAAGGCTCTGTAATAATCTGCGTGGCCTCCCAGGTTTGACCGGACGCAGCTAAACAAATAACCTGGCAGAGGCTCCGGGGAGGGGTCCGGGCTCACCCGGATGTCCTCTCTGGCCACAGTCCTGCACCTCTCCCTACTTCCTGGGGGCTTTTCCTCCCACTTCCCTCCCTGGTGACCCTCTCCTGCTCCTCTTCTAGGTTCCCCTGACatggtttctgtttctccacagaAGGAAGAGGCCCAGCAGAAGGGACTCGCTGAGCCACCCCCCGCCCCACTCCATGTTGGCTGTGCTCTCAGGTGAGAAGGTACCCAGAGGTCTACAGTGAGGGAAAAGTAGACGCAAGGCAGCAGGCCAGCAGGGGCGGCCATTTTGTCTAGGCTGGGGAGTTCTGTGAAATGGCTATCAGGAGTTGTAGcgcttcctcctccttcccatgAGAGAGGTTTCCCTCGCTTACCTCTCTAGTCTGTGACTTCAGAGGTCATGACCCCTTGACCTTCACCATGACCTGAGGTATCTCTGGCCTCTTCCAGCCACAGAAGTGAGTTAGACATACTGGTCTTGGATGCTGGCCAGACTTGGGTGGCTAAGGGCCAAGTCCTGGCTTCTGTGGCCTGAAGTGATCAGCCTTCCACTGGCTTCTGACCAGCAGCTCCTAACCCGCTCTTTGCCTGGCCTTAGaagcctctgccctctgcccagcCTCCGAGACTCTACCTGGCCTCTTCTCCCACTGTCTAGGCTGGCACCATGCCCCCCCCTGCAGAGGTGACGGACCCGTCTCATGCCCCCGCCGTCCTGCGCCAGCTCAATGAACAGCGGCTCCGTGGCCTCTTCTGTGACGTCACCCTCATAGCCGGAGACACCAAGTTCCCTGCTCACCGCAGCGTCCTGGCTGCTTCGAGTCCCTTCTTCAGAGAGGCCCTGCTCACTTCAGCTCCACTGCCCCTCCCACCAGCTACAGGGGGCTCCGCACCCAACCCTGCCACCACCAcagctgcctcttcctcctcctcgtcTTCCTCGtcgtcttcctcttcctcctcctctgcttcctcttcttcctcctcttcctcttcctctccccctccaGCCTCTCCCCCTGCTTCTTCCCCGCCCCGGGTCCTGGAGTTGCCAGGGGTCCCAGCAGCTGCGTTTTCTGATGTCCTCAACTTCATCTATAGCGCCCGGCTCGCACTGCCTGGTGGTGGAGGGGACGGTGCAGCTGTAGCAGAGATTGGAGCTTTGGGGCGCCGTCTGGGCATCTCCCGTCTTCAGGGCCTAGGGGAGGGAGGTGATGCCTGGGTACCTCCTACCCCAGCCCCCATGGCCACCTCGCAGCCTGAAGAGGACAGCTTCGGGCCCCGGCCCAGGCCAGCTGGGGAGTGGGAGGGTGACAGGGCTGAGGCCCAGGCCCCTGACTTGCAGTGCTCCCTACCCCGGcggcccctcccctgcccccaatGTGGAAAAAGCTTCATCCATCCCAAACGGCTGCAGACCCATGAGGCCCAGTGCCGACGAGGGGCTAGCACTCGGGGGTCTACAGGGCTGGGAGCCGGGGGCGCTGGCCCTGGTGGTCCTGCAGGGGTGGACGCCTCAGCCCTGCCTCCACCGGCGGGCTTCCGAGGAGGCCCCGAGCACGTGGTGAAGGTGGTGGGAGGCCACGTGTTGTATGTGTGCGCAGCTTGTGAGCGTTCCTATGTGACCCTGTCCAGTCTGAAGAGACACAGCAATGTACACTCGTGGCGGAGGAAGTACCCCTGCCGCTATTGCGAGAAAGTGTTCGCCCTGGCGGAGTACCGCACGAAGCATGAGGTGTGGCACACGGGGGAGCGCAGGTGAGTGGTCCAGGCTGGCGGGGGGAGCGGCTGGAGGCCAGCACTCAGAGATCACAGGGACAAGGGCAGCAATGGGTGGGGCTTGGGGCCTAGAAAGTTATCCTGAGACTAGGCTAGctgcagtaatcccagcactttgtggagctgaggtgggaggatcgcttgaggccaggagtttgagacaagcctggacaacatagagaccccatctctacaatttttttttcttttattttcttttttttttttctgagacagagtctccctctgtagcccaggctggagtgcagtggtgccatgtcggctcactgccacctctgcctctcaggtcccagtttaagcaattctgcctcagcctcccgagtagctgggattacaggcatgcgtcaccatgcccagataatttttgtttattgcatttttagtagagttggggtttcaccatgttggtcaggatggtcttgaactcctgacctcgtgatctgcctgccttggcctcccaaagttctgggatacaggcgtgagccaccacacctggtttttttttatttttattttttaagactgagtctcgctctgtcccccaggctggagtgcagtggttcaatctcagctcactgcaacctctgcctcctgggttcaagtgattctcctgcctcagcttcgtgagtatctgggattacaggtgcgcaccaccatgcccagctaatttttgtatttttagtagagacaaggtttcaccatgttggccaggctgttctcgaactcctgacctcaggtgatccaccaacctcggcctcccaaagtgctgggagtacagggatgagccactgcacccagcctctacaaacaatttgaaaagaaaaaaaaaagccatcctgAGGCCCCTGCTCACCACCACTCACCTGTCTGCCTCCCTCCAGCCCAAGTTCCTTcagctgaggtttttttttttcttttctttttctgagatggagtcttgctctgttgcccaggcaagagtgcagtggagcaatcttggctcactgcaacctcgcctccagGGTTCATCAGCTGAGGTTTATTAAGTGTCTTTGTTCCATGTCCTGGCTTGCTGCCGTGGGGAAGGGctagagggaaagagaaagctCCCCTCACCGGAAAGGACTGCGGCGGAACAGGCATGTCCAGGAATCATTACACTATTCTGAGCAGGGCCTTGTGTTTCCACGCGGTGTCCCTGTTCGTAAGTCGTTTCCCCATTCTGTCATCTGGGCTTGAGAAGAAGGCTCTGTGAGTTAGGCTGGGTCCCAAGTGCAACAGCCGAGGCCTAGAGTCTCACAGCCGGTGGGGGCACTGAGCTCAGATGGGCACCCCGCACTGAGGCTGGCTGGGTGAGGGAGGCAGCACAAGGCTGCGGGAGTCACAGATTTGAGTGCAGGGTGCAGGAGGACCTGGGAGGCTTCAGGGCCCTTGACTCAAGTGGCTGTGTTCCTGCCCTATTCCCTGCTGTGCTGACCCAGGTACCAGTGCATCTTCTGTTGGGAGACCTTTGTCACTTATTATAACCTGAAGACCCACCAGCGAGCCTTCCATGGCATTAGCCCGGGCCTCCTCGCCAGTGAGAAGACACCCAATGGAGGCTACAAGCCCAAGCTCAATACACTCAAGCTCTACCGCCTGCTCCCCATGCGGGCAGCCAAGCGGCCCTACAAGACCTACAGCCAGGGAGCCCCGGAGGCCCCTCTTTCTCCAAGCCTCAACACACCGGCCCCTGTGGCAATGCCAGCCAGCCCGCCGCCTGGGCCCCCACCTGCCCCAGAGCCTGGCCCTCCACCCTCTGTCATCACTTTTGCCCACCCAGCCCCCTCTGTCATTGTCCATGGGGGCAGTAGCAGTGGTGGAGGGGGGAGTGGGACGGCCAGCACAGGAGGGTCCCAAGCCGCCTCGGTTATCACTTACACTGCTCCCCCGAGGCCACCCAAGAAACGAGAATACCCACCTCCTCCCCCTGAGCCTGCAGCCACACCCACCAGCCCAGCCACAGCAGCCAGCCCAGCCACCGCTGCAGGGCCAGCCACGGCCACCGCCACGGAGGAGGCCAAGGGCCGGAATCCACGGGCCGGAAGGACTCTGACTTACACAGCCAAGCCAGTGGGCGGGattggtggaggtgggggtgccCCCGCAGGGGCTGGCCGGGGCCCCTCTCagctgcaggctccacctccactGTGTCAGATCACTGTGCGAATTGGGGAGGAGGCCATTGTCAAGCGCCGCATCTCAGAGACTGATCTGCGTCCTGGGGAGCTGAGCggagaggagatggaggagactgaagatgatgaagaggaggaggacgaagaggaggaggaggatgaggaggaatcAAAGGCTGGTGGGGAGGACCAGCTCTGGAGGCCCTACTACTCCTACAAGCCTAAGCGCAAGGCTGGAGCTGCTGGAGGTGCCAGTGTGGGGGGTAGTGGGCCGCCCCGAGGCCGCCGGCCACCACGCTGGAGGCAGAAGCTAGAACGGAGGAGCTGGGAGGAAACCCCAGCAGCCGAGAGCCCAGCGGGACGTGCCCGCACAGAGCGGAGGCACCGCTGTGGGGACTGTGCCCAGACCTTTGCCACCCTGAGAAAGCTGCGAAAGCACCAAGAGGCCCACGGTGGGGGCTCCCACAGCTC is from Macaca thibetana thibetana isolate TM-01 chromosome 16, ASM2454274v1, whole genome shotgun sequence and encodes:
- the ZBTB4 gene encoding zinc finger and BTB domain-containing protein 4, with protein sequence MPPPAEVTDPSHAPAVLRQLNEQRLRGLFCDVTLIAGDTKFPAHRSVLAASSPFFREALLTSAPLPLPPATGGSAPNPATTTAASSSSSSSSSSSSSSSSASSSSSSSSSSPPPASPPASSPPRVLELPGVPAAAFSDVLNFIYSARLALPGGGGDGAAVAEIGALGRRLGISRLQGLGEGGDAWVPPTPAPMATSQPEEDSFGPRPRPAGEWEGDRAEAQAPDLQCSLPRRPLPCPQCGKSFIHPKRLQTHEAQCRRGASTRGSTGLGAGGAGPGGPAGVDASALPPPAGFRGGPEHVVKVVGGHVLYVCAACERSYVTLSSLKRHSNVHSWRRKYPCRYCEKVFALAEYRTKHEVWHTGERRYQCIFCWETFVTYYNLKTHQRAFHGISPGLLASEKTPNGGYKPKLNTLKLYRLLPMRAAKRPYKTYSQGAPEAPLSPSLNTPAPVAMPASPPPGPPPAPEPGPPPSVITFAHPAPSVIVHGGSSSGGGGSGTASTGGSQAASVITYTAPPRPPKKREYPPPPPEPAATPTSPATAASPATAAGPATATATEEAKGRNPRAGRTLTYTAKPVGGIGGGGGAPAGAGRGPSQLQAPPPLCQITVRIGEEAIVKRRISETDLRPGELSGEEMEETEDDEEEEDEEEEEDEEESKAGGEDQLWRPYYSYKPKRKAGAAGGASVGGSGPPRGRRPPRWRQKLERRSWEETPAAESPAGRARTERRHRCGDCAQTFATLRKLRKHQEAHGGGSHSSRAGRRPSTRFTCPHCAKVCKTAAALSRHGQRHAAERPGGTPTPVIAYSKGSAGTRPGDVKEEAPQEMQVSSSSGEAGGGSTAAEEASETASLQDPVISGGEEPPVVAGGGSYAYPPVQEFPLALIGGGREPGGGRGKSGSEGPVGAGEGDRMEGIGAAKVTFYPEPYPLVYGPQLLAAYPYNFSNLAALPVALNMVLPDEKGGGALPFLPGVFGYAVNPQAAPPTPPTPPPPTLPPPVPPKGEGERAGVERTQKGDVG